A single genomic interval of Palaeococcus ferrophilus DSM 13482 harbors:
- the top6B gene encoding DNA topoisomerase VI subunit B: MAKSEAKELFKEFKIQSVSEFFRRNAAMLGYTGKVRSLTTIIHEAVTNALDACEEAGILPYVRVEIEELGKEHYKIIVEDNGPGIPEKFITHVFGKMLAGTKAHRNIQSRGQQGIGISGAVMFAQMTSGKATRVITSTGDDKIIEAWVMIDVDKNEGKVVRKEKHPNRDGWRGTRIEMEVKDVRYIRSKQGPYWYLKLTAIANPHAHIELIEPDGKLIVFPRGSEVIPKPPEEMKPHPRGVITDDLFRMAKRTRRNTVKRFLVGEFSRISDQKVGEIAKVMALLRLINEVEEEHKREEYYNRLAKGEVDLLLKSFGRKGKKVLREVEKIMEKPPEKLTWHEAEEIIHAFRYVKFLAPPTSGLRPIGEDNIERGLSNILSPEFVTALTRPPKVYRGGIPFQVEVGIAFGGQVNSFDLLRYANRVPLLFDAGSCAITSATRSVDWKRYRVDSLEDAPMVVFVNVVSVHVPYTSTGKQSVANEEEIYEEIRLALMEVGRRLQKYLSGKHRKISQVKRRRTLEKYVDEVSEALAVLTERPADDIRKYLMGLIERKFEESEEVSENA, translated from the coding sequence ATGGCAAAATCCGAAGCCAAAGAACTTTTCAAAGAGTTCAAGATTCAGAGCGTTAGCGAGTTCTTCAGGCGAAACGCGGCCATGCTCGGCTACACGGGCAAGGTCCGCTCCCTCACCACCATAATCCACGAGGCAGTCACAAACGCCCTCGATGCGTGTGAGGAAGCGGGGATACTCCCCTACGTCCGCGTTGAGATCGAGGAGCTCGGAAAGGAGCACTACAAAATCATAGTGGAGGACAACGGACCGGGAATTCCGGAGAAGTTCATAACCCACGTCTTTGGAAAGATGCTCGCGGGAACGAAGGCCCACAGGAACATACAGAGCCGCGGCCAGCAGGGTATAGGTATAAGCGGTGCCGTCATGTTCGCCCAGATGACGAGCGGAAAGGCAACGCGCGTAATCACCTCGACGGGCGACGATAAAATCATCGAAGCATGGGTCATGATAGACGTTGACAAGAACGAGGGCAAGGTCGTCAGGAAGGAGAAGCACCCCAACAGGGACGGCTGGAGGGGAACGAGGATAGAGATGGAGGTAAAGGACGTCAGGTACATCCGCTCCAAGCAGGGCCCCTACTGGTACCTCAAGCTAACAGCTATAGCCAACCCCCACGCCCACATAGAGCTCATAGAGCCGGACGGAAAGCTCATAGTCTTCCCGAGGGGGAGTGAGGTCATCCCGAAGCCACCGGAGGAGATGAAGCCCCACCCGCGCGGCGTCATCACGGACGACCTCTTCAGAATGGCCAAGAGGACGAGGAGGAACACCGTCAAGCGCTTCCTCGTGGGCGAGTTCTCGAGGATAAGCGACCAGAAGGTTGGCGAGATAGCCAAGGTGATGGCCCTCCTGAGGCTCATCAACGAGGTTGAGGAGGAGCACAAGAGGGAGGAGTACTACAACAGGCTCGCCAAGGGAGAGGTTGACCTCCTGCTCAAGAGCTTCGGCAGGAAGGGTAAGAAGGTTCTCCGCGAGGTCGAGAAGATAATGGAGAAGCCGCCCGAGAAGCTCACGTGGCACGAGGCCGAGGAGATAATCCACGCCTTCCGCTACGTGAAGTTCCTTGCTCCCCCGACCAGCGGCCTCAGGCCCATAGGGGAGGACAACATAGAGAGGGGCCTTTCCAACATCCTCTCACCCGAGTTCGTGACGGCCCTAACGAGGCCCCCCAAGGTTTACCGCGGTGGAATCCCCTTCCAGGTCGAGGTGGGGATAGCCTTCGGAGGGCAGGTGAACAGCTTCGACCTGCTTAGGTACGCCAACAGAGTTCCCCTCCTCTTCGATGCCGGTTCCTGTGCCATCACCTCCGCCACGAGGAGCGTTGACTGGAAGCGCTACCGCGTTGACAGCCTCGAGGATGCCCCAATGGTCGTCTTCGTCAACGTGGTAAGTGTCCACGTCCCCTACACGAGCACGGGCAAGCAGAGCGTCGCCAACGAGGAGGAGATATACGAGGAGATAAGGCTCGCCCTCATGGAGGTCGGGAGGAGACTTCAGAAGTACCTGAGCGGGAAGCACCGCAAGATATCGCAGGTTAAGAGGAGGAG